In Amia ocellicauda isolate fAmiCal2 chromosome 3, fAmiCal2.hap1, whole genome shotgun sequence, the DNA window AAGAAGCACCGTCTGCTCACTGTGTTAAATATCCGTGTGTAATCTTGAGTGAACATTAATGTCTGTATATCCGTTCAAAGTTTCCGTGTTAATGCATGCAGATATTTCAGAACATGGAAAAATCAATCGGACGTAAAAGCTAAAAGCATTGTTTCCAGAACGTGCAGTTAGAAATTTCAGCCTTAAACGTCTGCGGTTTATCATTGTGTAGTTCtatatgtatattgtttttcaacctAACTTTTGATCCTTATTGGATCTTGCTTTCGGATTGCATCTTATCGGCCTCATTAACTGTCCATTACATCTGAGGTTTGTCATCACTGATGATCACACTTATGTCTTCCATGATATAACTGCAGTGCATGTTGTTTCTGGGATGATTTACAATTTTGTGACATGAAGTTTTAATCTCGGAGAGAATGCATTGCCTCTCAAAGAACTGGATGGTGCGAGCTTGTCACTGTTTTTATACTCGGCTGGTATGCGGCTGGTATGTGAACTAGCGCGCCTCAGTGGCCATTTAGTgaatgcattgtttttattcacaGGATTCCTTTTGAATAGGTCACTTAGCCGAGACCTGTAATTGCTCGGATTGACACAGTGGGATTTCTCGATCTATAGTCTCACAGCTCAGATAAAGCTTGCGCTGGATTTTTACTGCAGAGAAACCTTTCTGGTTAGCTGAGTCCTTTAGCTGGTCGTCTGTCATTGAAATATTTCAGTCAGTCAATACAATTGCACGTGAGTCTTTCTACGGTTTACTGAAAGACTGCTTCTTGTCgtcatttttatacattttgatttCAGCAGAAAGGTTAATACACAACATACAAAGTGGGGTGAATGGGAGGGTGGTTGAAATAATCCTATTTTTAacattgtttaatgtaaattactGCAGTCTAATAGTAGTTTGTGGTAGTAGAATAAAGCACATtttataattcataattatataatttgaaTGACATTCAAGGGCATAGCTTGTGAAAGCCAGGTAGAGACGGCTATAGAGAAAAATGGATAGAACTATATCTTTGAGCAACAAAACTACACAGTGCCTATTCAGTTTGAGAAGTGTGTTTGCTGAGGCACACTGTAGTAACAGCGGTTCTTTTCACTCTGCTCAGGTATACTATGCAAAAAAGAAGAGACGACACCAACAAGGCCAGGGCGACGACTCCAGTCACAAGAAAGAGCGGAAGGTGTACAACGATGGCTACGACGACGACAACTACGATTACATAGTGAAGAACGGGGAGAAATGGATGGACCGCTATGAAATCGATTCCTTAATAGGCAAAGGCTCGTTTGGACAGGTCAGGGACTGTCACAGTGATCCCTTTTTCATTGCTGTATTTTGGTCAAGAAAACCCTATCAACACCCTCAGATTTATGCtcaaaatgcttgatttgtctGAGAAAATATCTTCttgtaatgtttgatttgtgtttgCTTTCCAAGATCATGCTTACATGTGCCTACTAATAGTACAGATCCTAGATTAGCCCCTGGGGTGCTTTAGAAATTCCAGATTAATTGATAATGTGTTGATGGGGGTTTAAACAAAGACAGCTCAGTATTGGCTCCATCTTCAGCAGTTTGAAGATTTGTGAAAAAGTGAAACTGATGCCTGCGATCAAGATCTTGTGCTTGCTGTGACCTCATGTGGGTGTACGATTATACAGATGAGCAAACTGGACCACAGTTTgcgttttaaaaatacaatatgtaaTGCTCTTAGTCAGAGCACATAGAAGACGGCACTAAAGACTGGAAAGGATATATTTGGAGTTCTGATGAATTTCAGTATCTTAAGTCTACCCTTTAATTAgattttaacactttattaatTGTGCTTCAGATGTTTTCTAAAATTCAGAGTTGCAATGTCATGTCAGCCAGAGACCAAACCCCGCACCAAATTTAGAGTAAAATTACTCCAAGGGGCATTTAATTCTTGATTGGTTTATAGCTTCTCCATTGGGATCAATGGGTACACATTGGATACACACATTGGGTACACACCTTCCCCTCCTCTTTTCAAAAAGGCTGTAATTACCTCGAGGAAGCAAATCAATTGCTTTCTGGGTGCTCACAGGTTGGTAATCTGTGCCTATTCTACCAGTTTCACTGTTGCAGTTCTCCGTGATATTCCTAAAGTGCATCACAATATATTTGCCGGCATCTTCTCTTGTTCAAGTGCCTTTTCTTTTGGTCTGTGGCAGGTTGTAAAGGCGTATGACCGTGTTGAGCAGGAGTGGGTGGCAATTAAGATCATCAAGAACAAGAAGGCTTTCCTGAATCAAGCCCAGATTGAAGTGCGGCTCCTCGAGCTTATGAACAAACATGACACCGAGATGAAATACTACATAGGTAACAGTGAACTCGGCTCTTTCTCCCAGCTTTAATTGTTTGGTTATAAAAacatcagctttttttttttttttttttgtatagctGTGgcgatttacatttttttcttaaatgaatCTGTCTGAATATAAGCTGCATCTTGTTTTGTGGAGGCAGAGGAGAAAGTTTGTTTAAAATCCTACCttgcataaataataaatagtaatgcaTTTGAAATCATCTCATGTTCTGCATTCATTGATAACGAAGAAATGCTCACAATGTCTCTCAATTCTCCTGTCAATCCCCCGTCCAGTTCACCTGAAGCGTCACTTCATGTTCAGGAACCACCTCTGCCTGGTGTTCGAGATGCTGTCGTACAACCTCTATGACTTGCTGCGCAACACCAATTTCCGCGGCGTCTCTCTGAACCTGACCCGCAAGTTTGCCCAACAGATGTGCACGGCCCTGCTGTTCCTCGCCACACCTGAGCTCAGCATCATCCACTGTGACTTAAAACCCGAGAACATCCTTCTGTGTAATCCTAAGCGAAGCGCCATCAAAATAGTAGACTTTGGTAGCTCTTGCCAACTGGGACAAAGGGTAGGTTAACGACACAGTATTGACAAATACGACCTTTTCTTTGTCTCCAGATGTTGAAAGGACTTTATTATTTTGAAGCAGTATTTAAATGTAACTTGCATACCTTCTGAAAAGTGcttgttaatatttaaaacGTAAAAGTTAATTTTCCATCCTCTTTCCTCAGATATACCAGTATATCCAGAGTCGATTCTACCGGTCCCCCGAAGTGCTGCTGGGCATGCCTTACGACCTCGCTATCGACATGTGGTCTCTCGGCTGTATTCTAGTAGAAATGCACACCGGAGAGCCTCTCTTCAGTGGAGCCAATGAAGTAAGTTTTGGCTGCCTTAGTGACTGTGTCTTGTTCAAATATGAATAAAGTTTTCATCtaacaaaatgtagaaaatgcaagcagttatttatttttatgtaagtATTTCGCGAGTTGGGAATCTTACTACTAGGAACGGGGAAAATCTGTGCAAatccaatacataaataaataaatgatataatgtatattgcatTTGAGGAAAATGTTGAATGAACTCTGGTGTGAATATGAGGACATCCTTTAATTTGAGCAAAGCTTTTGTGTGAGTTCAAGAGTTCAGTGCAGAGTTGGAGGTGAGATTGTGAAGCTGATACAGTAGAGGGTGCTATAGGATGGGAAAGTGCGTTGAGCTCAGTGCTACTGTTTTTGTTAACaatgcatttgcatttgttttagtgTAGCAGGTATAAATGTGAGAAATGCAATTTCTTTAACAGCGACTTGCCTATTTCAGGTGGATCAAATGAACAAAATAGTAGAAGTTCTTGGTGTCCCTCCCAATCACATATTGGACCAGGCACCCAAAGCCAGGAAGTTCTTTGAGAAGTTGTCAGATAGCACATGGGGTGTAAAGAAGACCAAAGATGGAAAACGGGTGTGTATTCAttctaaaaatattaatatctaCATTCGGCCTGTTGCAGTTTTCCCACTTCACAGATGCACTTCTGTAGTCATGTCTCACAGCAGTGAGAGCCCAGACACATTTTTAAACGCAAGCTCTTCAGTGGTTTAAATCAGAAAATGTCTTCCAGTCTAACATCTTTAATAAAGCTACAATGTAAGTGAGAAGATGATTCCTGTGGCTCTTCCTCCTGTATAGAGTTTCACGAGCTTCTGGTCTGAGGTAACTGTGCACGATGGTCTTCCAGCCCCAGTCCTCCTCTTGTGTGTGACGTGTGTCGGTGTTTGAATGGGTTTTTAGTGGGTTTTTCTCTTCCCGCAAGGAGTATAAACCCCCAGGTTCCCGTAAACTCCACAACATCCTCGGGGTGGAGGCGGGGGGTCCAGGAGGGCGACGTGCCGGGGAATCGGGCCACGCTGTAGCCGACTACTTGAAGTTCAAGGACCTCATCTTAAGAATGCTGGACTACGACCCTAAGACTCGCATTCAGCCCTACTATGCCCTGCAGCACAGCTTCTTCAAGAAGACGGCGGATGAAGGCACGAATACGAGCAACAGCGTGTCCACGAGTCCGGCACTGGAGCAGTCGCAGTCTTCAGGAACCACATCTAGCACCTCGTCGAGTTCAGGTACTGCTTCATGGTTCTGTGGCGTTTGTTGTTTtggcttttgtgttttttcttaccTAGATGAAGGTCCAACCTAAATGTTTTACCTTCACTTGTTCCCTTTATCAGGAGGCTCCTCTGGAACCAGTAACAGTGGACGAGCACGGTCCGACCCAACTCACCAGCACCGGCACAGTGGAGGACACTTCAGCGCCGCAGTGCAGGTGATGGACTGTGAGACCCACTGCCCACAGGTACGACACCCCTTTCACTGGCTCATAAACCCTGTGTCTTCGATCGGTCTGTCAGCAATGGTTCCATATCCTGGGCAATGTGTGAGTCACAAGAGCAGAGTGAAACCTCTTTAAAAgcgtgtatttattttgctttttattctGTCCACTGAAATCGCAGGTGAGACAGCCGTATCCACCTCCCGTGGGATGGACGGGTGGTGACGGTCCCCAGCAGGTCACCGTGGAGACTCATCCAGTCCAGGAGACCACTTTCCACgtgcctcccccgcagcccagCGCATTACACCACCACCCGAGCAGCAACagcgcgcaccaccaccaccaccaccaccaccaccaccaccacggaCAGGGCCTGGCCACGCGCAACCGCCCGCGGCTCTACAACTCCCCCACCAACAGCGCCTCCACGCAGGAATCCATGGAGGTGGTGCACAGCCACCTGTCCATGACCTCCCTGTCTTCCtctgcctcctcttcctccacatCTTCCTCCTCGACTGGGAACCAAGGCAACCAGACCTATCAGAACCGCCCGGTCGCTGCCAACGCCTTGGACTTTGGCCAAAACGGCAGCGCGGACATGGGATTGGGAGTGTTCTCGAATCCCCGTCAAGAGACTGGCATCACGGGACATCCGACCTACCAGATTGCGACGAACACGGGGGCGGCTCACTACATGACTGAGGGCCATCTGGGCATGAGACAAGGCATTGACAGGGAGGAGTCCCCCATGGCGGGGGTCTGTGTCCAGCAGAGCTCTGTGGCCAGTTCGTGACTAAACTGAGAatggtttttttgttttgttttgtttttttttctttttctctgtgtgtattttttaaggtggtgtttttcagaaaaaaaaaaattaaaaaaaaaaaaaatgcatagagATCAAAAGCTGCTTAAATCAGAAGGGAGATTATCACTGAACCGCTACCACAGTGCAGAGCCCATCTtttggttattttgttttttaaaatctttcctcgattcttttgttttccttgtttttgtttgtttatagatTATAACAGAGTTAGCAGACGGACTGCACAGTACACAAAGTGTCAGAAACCGCGCTGAAACCTCCACTAACCATTTCACACGTCGCTTGTCCCAAACCGGGTATCACACGGAAGCGGCTGCATCTGAGCATCTGCACAGTTGACTGGGCGCAGGATTTCTATGGGTAGAGCAGAACAGTTTTCCTGGTGGGTAGAAGTAAAGAAATCCGATGacaaaaacagtttaatgcagtttAATCCTGAACAGACATTGACTAGTTTTCCGTgggcaggtttttgttttatttttttacttttcttttatgTTGTGCAATTCCTCAAAAGAGCTGCGCATAGAACCTGTAGTATTGCGAGGAACGGGCGCTGGCAGCGAGATCGCATTTTGCATCAGCTCCGTACTGCGCTTTgcggcgggggggtggggggtgctgtgCTGGGGGCAGACGGCGCACACCAGGTGGTCCCTGCAGTCGCCGGGGTGGGCCGAGGTGGGGGCCGCGGTTGGGGTGGCGGGGGCAGAGCACTTTGGTGCCACCGCCCCGGCCCCCGTGCCTGCTGGGGACACGCAGGTCACACCGCAGAGATGCGCCGAGGAGCCGGGTCTGTACTGGCCCGATCTAGGGACGCGGGGTGGCGATGGTCTTTTGAGATAACCCTTTGGCCTTATGATTTTTGGACTCTGAATGGAAAAGAAGCTGGACATTAtcatttaaatgaaataaatagcTTTCCTGTATTTTTGAACTCTAGACAGCCCTTAattctttacaaaaaaaaaaaaaaaaaaaaaaaaaaaaacatagaaaaaaGATATTTGAGAATGGTAATTTTAAGAGGCCTTTCTTTAAAGTTTATGACTTCGGTGACCCTATGATTTGCAGGGTCTTGTAAGTTCACGTATCCTAAAATTGACTTTCTAAAATTACTGAAGGTCACAGAAGTAGTCGTGAGATTGATGGAAATAGTGCTACGACTGTGTCCCTTCCTGCTTTTTACTTgcattttttctttgctttttttttcttcttcagcaTGTGGTTCCTCCAACAGAACTTCTGCACAGATGTCTTCTGTTCATTttgaacaaaaaatgaaaacatgcagAATTTTATGTGACTGCTTTTTTGCCTCACAATTATGCTGTGAATTTTACAagaatttattttcccttttgaTAATTTATTGTAccaaagctgtttttttataGCACATAGATGTCTGTAACCAATAATGTAGCAGTTCTGCACTTTGACACAAGGTGTATCTAaaccttttttaaatgtcagtaaAAATGGCTGTATCTATTGCTTTAGCAAAACTGGAACTGTTGTGGAACTCAGTACATTTACTGTTCGCTGTATTCTGGACGGAATTGGTTGTAACCcccccttttattttttaaatcaaaagaaCTGTTCATTGATAGatctccctgccccccccaccactctccctcttttttcttctcctttttaatTTAAGGACTTGAGGGACAACAGATGCAGATATTATTGTCAGTTACTCTGCGGGTTCCGGAGTACCAGGAATAACGGCTGATATTTCAAGGCAAGACCTTGTGTTCACGAGTCGGATGCAGGAGAGAGAAATGAAAACAGTGCATTAAACCTCTGTGGTGTATGAACTGGGTTTTATCAGGCTCTTTTAAATGTGCCTAATCAAATGGGTAATGCTGCCTTAATTGCTCTACAGTCAACACGGCAGTGGCTAAAATGGTACCCTCTTAACTAAGAAGCAATTTAAATCAAGTGACAAAGGCACTGTATACAACTTGTCACTTAGATGGGAGACAATTATGTGAGAACTGGCTTTTCAAAAAGCGCTATAAACATAGAAATTATGATCCAAACCAATGATAGGAACCCTGTTCATTGTCTTGTATCCAAAGGAAATAGTTACAGTTATTACAGGAGAATTGTCCTGCCTGCAGCTTTGGTGCAGCAGATAGATGGGGAAATTTGCCCTGGAAAAGCTGGCCTTCGGTAGTTCTGATATGCCCCGCAAAAAGGTtatagactgtgtgtgtgtgtctgtatgtgcatgcatccctctctccccctctcacttgctcactccctctctccatacttgctcgctcgctctctctcgctctctctctctctctctctctctctctctctctgtgtgaaagttcaGATTCAGTCCCCTTTCCCTATGGTAGTGTGAGTATTGTTAAAGCGACGTGAGAACCCATTGGAGGAAAGTCACCTGTGGTCGCAGTGATGCGTAACGGTGCTTCCAGGCCTTAGCAGTTGACGGCCACTGAAGGTCAAGAGTGTAgggtttatattttaaaagtaatacaGAGAACGGCTGACCTTTATAAATATTCGAGTAGTTTGTGGGCGTTTCTCAAAGTTGGATATGactgactttttaattataaataagaTGTATGCAGGAAACCTTTTATTGTTCTGTTTAATTGGCACAAGCTTCGATCGTGGGTCCATTTTATGTCTGGCTACTATACATGTGTTGGGTGCACACAACCATCAACACAAatagaatataaaatgtatgtcaTTAAACTTCAAATGTCCAATAAGATTTCAGGCTCTTCTCCCTCTTTGAttatcttttaaatatatatatatatattttgttcatatttttttctttgtttttctcccctctcccttACCCCCAGTCCAGTTTTGAATGATTGACTACACAGTTTGGTTACAGGACTTCTGACGTGCACTGTAAACATGAACAGCATGGGAAAAAAGGATAAGTACCTGTGTCCACAGATTGTAAGATCTAGTCAAGACTTGCTGTGTATATTATAATGTTACAAAAAGAAATGGACAAGCCCTTTGTATTATATTCAAGAGGTCTTATGTATGATAAAAACTTGATTAATTTGTCCTGAGACTTTTTTACTGtggtttttcttgttttattgttttatttctgtgatTAATTCCAAACAATTACCAAAGATTGCATTCTATTTTCCCAGGGTAGAGTAACTTAAAGATGATTCTTCATATTCCCATCTCGGTTTCTGATTCCCCATAAATGAAACCTTTAATTTAATGCAGGTATTTAGAGTGGAAACTTCTGCTGCTTCTGAAAATCGCAATCCCTGAAATGAAGGAAGAACTGAAGTTTATTCCCCAAAACTCAATAGTATATAATTGGTTTATTGGACGTGGTACCAATATTGGGATAATGCACAACCTAGTCTGCAGCAGATCTGTTTTGGATGCCCAAAGCCTGTAGAATAGATGAGCCTgaggaattttacaacatggttTAGATGGTGAGGATGTttgaaaacctaaataaatggCTTTATAAAGCTACAGAAATTGATGTTGATCGATCTAAATTGTATGTGCAGAAAGTATTTTGCTCTTGCTCAGTAATTAGGGTTGTGAGGAAGTGTTATTATTTCTAAAGCAGGAGAAAACTTACAATGGGGCCTTTTTCGTTACCTTAAAAAACAAGCCAGCATGAGTTCTTGGTTCTGCATATTTTCAGAAAGTTAAAGGGATTTGCATTTCTATcccagattatatttttcctgGTAGCATGTTTGAAACTTTTCAGACTATAGAGTATCCTTGTCTGTTCACTGCATTCCCTAGCTTTCCTCATTTCGACAATACGGAGACCTCGGGGTAAGTTTTCCCAGTCTTTCCATTAGCACTTAAGACATTCACACTGTGGAAAATGGATGTCGGCACTCTGTGCCTCCTGTAGCTCACTGAATTGCCTTTTCCCGTTCAGCAGATGGATGCTTCTGTTATAGCCTCTTAGAGACCCTCGAAGCGCCGGCCTGGTGTTGTCTTGTGTTGCTGAAGTCCAAGCTGGCTCTGGTTGTGCCGCTGGGGCTGGCGAGGAGGATTCCTGGAAACCGGGGGGCCTGTGACAGCTCCAGTGCGCCGTGCCAAGAACGCGCGCCATCCCGGGCAACCTACAGATCCGCGTTTCCGTGTCCAAGAGCCTTGCAGGCGAGCGCGGCGAGATTCCTCAGAAAGCTCTCCGCTGCGCGCATTGGATGAGACGAAGGTAAACACAGCTTCAGGGATGCCAAGGGCAGCTGCCGCGCTGAAGTGCTAAACGAGCCTTCAATCAAATATATCCTCGTAATCAAAACACTGGGTGTAGGATAGGCTTGTTTGGATCACCAGTCTTGGTGATGAGTCTTTTAATGTACGGTTTCTCTCCAGACAAGGAACCGACAGTGCGACTCCACTCCGCTCGAGCACGGCACCCTAGTCTAAAtacagagtgacacacacaagCCGAGCAAATATTTCCCCCATAATGATACCCTTGCATTTGGCAGAAACTGCATTTGCTGATATATTTAAGAtaggtcacttttttttttttttttttttttttttgcatagtgTTCTATTCTGCCTTGTAGGTAGAATTAATATTGGCAGGAGAGTCTTTAAACCGCTGTATTTTCATGCTTTCCTCAGTTTATTGTACATCAGACTGagatgacttttttttttcattagattgtttatatCTTCGAGTAAGTTAAAAACATGGAGGAATTCCACTCATTGTATCATTGTTTCACCTGTGAATAatattaaagtgtgtgtgtgtgagagagactaTCAGAACGTAGGAAGGTAGATCTGTATTTCTGCcttttaagtatttttaatCCTGAAGACTGAAGAGAGCTTTGGGTTACCATTGGCAACAGCTTTCTGGTCTTTAATACTTGGTGCGTTACAGTAACCAGGCTCACGAAGCTGTGAAATTCACAAATGACCCCACTTTTATTCTGGATATCCCCATCTAATTGAGCAGTGTCTGGACCTCCTTTTGTTTCAGACCTACCTGCACTGCAGCCGCCATAAAATGACACAAGCGCCATGTGAAAAGCAGCATTCAGGCTCCGAGGTGAGAACCAGCAGCGACGCACACTAAACCAACAGGAGCTGAAGCTGTGGCGTCACTGTGCGTCTGAGCTGCTCCTCAGGTTCACTTGATGCTGTTATGTAAGGAAACGACATGAGGGGTTGTGGTCTCAATAGGGTCTTTGGTTGAGATGATGTGGGAATCGCTGCTTTTCCAGCCAGGTGGGATGGAGGTGGCAGAACCCAGCACTGTGAAAACGTGCCCTTAAACTTCTTCCGGATCTGCTGTGCGCTGGGTTTTAGATTAAACGTTTGCCCATTGTGAGACTGAAAGTAGAGAAACTAAACGAACCGTTCCCGTGTAGAAACGGGGCTTCACTCTTACCAGCTCGGTGTCCGGATAACCGAGAGCGCCAGAGACCTCAAAGGCTCGAGTGCTGCTTCAGAGTGAATGGTTTGCACATCTGTGTTATCATAACAATAGCAGGGAACAGGGGGAAACAAAACTAGCCTTCTGGAATAATGGGACTAATGACAATAGTGTATGGGGTGTGTGTGGATGAGGGCATTGAGGGTTTATAAGGGCTGCATCATCGGTGTTGTACTGAACAGACAGGTTTATATATTACATCTagccagagtttttttttttttcatgcgcCCGTCAGTATGGAAGGAAATCTGAAAACTGTAGAGATTTCTGCTCCTACTTTTTGATGGCGATGTTTAAATTAAAGCTGGCCTGGTCGTGCGACAGAGAGAGTCTGTCTGCTCACACGTCTGCCGTGTGGATTTCTTGTGCTTGGCTTCTGTTTCTTCCCAGAAAATGTAATCGTTTTGGATGTAGAATGGATTGTACTCACGAAAGGACAAGAGAGCAGAGAGACGCACAACCACGGGGGTGGAAATCGGCTCCCTGGAGGCCGGGGCAGAGGCCGCAGTATGACGTGTGGCCAGCAGGTGGCAGCAGAGCAGAGCTGCTAGAGATTTACTCAAACTGGAGAAATGACTTTTACGGATGATTCTAACCCGAATGCCAAAGTATTCTCTCGAAGTGTGCTTCTGTGGCAGTCATGGTCAATACAGATCACCTATTTCCTTGGAGTACAAAGTTTTCTGCAATTGTTTTTCACCCACCTTTAAACACAATATGGGTTTATAGTCTTATTTGGAGGATACTAAAATCTAAAGTGTGCTTAGAGTGTCCCCTGTACTgaaataacctaaaataaaacacTATCTGCAGAAAGATCAGCCTCACTTTGAAGCCGAGCCCTCGCATGTAGataaatgtgcattttgcagctcagaCCCGTTGTGCAGGGCAGGCAGTCGAGCTTCATTAATCCACTAACTCACAGATGCGGCCGTGCTTCCAAATCCCCGTCGTTCACACAGACTTCAGGCCCGTCCCGCCTC includes these proteins:
- the dyrk1aa gene encoding dual specificity tyrosine-phosphorylation-regulated kinase 1A isoform X2, with product MHTGGETSACKPSSVRLAPSFSFHAAGLQMAAQMPHSHQPYSDRHQQGTDSSATALPYSDQVQQSTANQRRMPQTFREPATAPLRKLSVDLIKTYKHINEVYYAKKKRRHQQGQGDDSSHKKERKVYNDGYDDDNYDYIVKNGEKWMDRYEIDSLIGKGSFGQVVKAYDRVEQEWVAIKIIKNKKAFLNQAQIEVRLLELMNKHDTEMKYYIVHLKRHFMFRNHLCLVFEMLSYNLYDLLRNTNFRGVSLNLTRKFAQQMCTALLFLATPELSIIHCDLKPENILLCNPKRSAIKIVDFGSSCQLGQRIYQYIQSRFYRSPEVLLGMPYDLAIDMWSLGCILVEMHTGEPLFSGANEVDQMNKIVEVLGVPPNHILDQAPKARKFFEKLSDSTWGVKKTKDGKRYKPPGSRKLHNILGVEAGGPGGRRAGESGHAVADYLKFKDLILRMLDYDPKTRIQPYYALQHSFFKKTADEGTNTSNSVSTSPALEQSQSSGTTSSTSSSSGGSSGTSNSGRARSDPTHQHRHSGGHFSAAVQVMDCETHCPQVRQPYPPPVGWTGGDGPQQVTVETHPVQETTFHVPPPQPSALHHHPSSNSAHHHHHHHHHHHHGQGLATRNRPRLYNSPTNSASTQESMEVVHSHLSMTSLSSSASSSSTSSSSTGNQGNQTYQNRPVAANALDFGQNGSADMGLGVFSNPRQETGITGHPTYQIATNTGAAHYMTEGHLGMRQGIDREESPMAGVCVQQSSVASS
- the dyrk1aa gene encoding dual specificity tyrosine-phosphorylation-regulated kinase 1A isoform X1 encodes the protein MIVLAIDKLEHPAARVSVAKEGVLTANNHLQVGLGGETSACKPSSVRLAPSFSFHAAGLQMAAQMPHSHQPYSDRHQQGTDSSATALPYSDQVQQSTANQRRMPQTFREPATAPLRKLSVDLIKTYKHINEVYYAKKKRRHQQGQGDDSSHKKERKVYNDGYDDDNYDYIVKNGEKWMDRYEIDSLIGKGSFGQVVKAYDRVEQEWVAIKIIKNKKAFLNQAQIEVRLLELMNKHDTEMKYYIVHLKRHFMFRNHLCLVFEMLSYNLYDLLRNTNFRGVSLNLTRKFAQQMCTALLFLATPELSIIHCDLKPENILLCNPKRSAIKIVDFGSSCQLGQRIYQYIQSRFYRSPEVLLGMPYDLAIDMWSLGCILVEMHTGEPLFSGANEVDQMNKIVEVLGVPPNHILDQAPKARKFFEKLSDSTWGVKKTKDGKRYKPPGSRKLHNILGVEAGGPGGRRAGESGHAVADYLKFKDLILRMLDYDPKTRIQPYYALQHSFFKKTADEGTNTSNSVSTSPALEQSQSSGTTSSTSSSSGGSSGTSNSGRARSDPTHQHRHSGGHFSAAVQVMDCETHCPQVRQPYPPPVGWTGGDGPQQVTVETHPVQETTFHVPPPQPSALHHHPSSNSAHHHHHHHHHHHHGQGLATRNRPRLYNSPTNSASTQESMEVVHSHLSMTSLSSSASSSSTSSSSTGNQGNQTYQNRPVAANALDFGQNGSADMGLGVFSNPRQETGITGHPTYQIATNTGAAHYMTEGHLGMRQGIDREESPMAGVCVQQSSVASS